Proteins encoded together in one Myxocyprinus asiaticus isolate MX2 ecotype Aquarium Trade chromosome 21, UBuf_Myxa_2, whole genome shotgun sequence window:
- the cfl1l gene encoding non-muscle cofilin 1-like, with product MTSGVAISDEVVNLYNSIKVRHQGAEEKERFKLLIMRISDDQKGIIVDHENCLRNKDVENEADIFQTIINKLPPKECRYALYDCTYVGNSLMEDLVFIMWAPEDASMRSKMVYSSSKAALKSKMPGLKFEWQVNDCADKQVSCLVEKLGGRGKVKTVEGKSV from the exons ATG ACCTCAGGTGTAGCCATCAGTGATGAGGTGGTAAACCTCTATAACTCGATCAAGGTGCGCCACCAGGGTGCTGAGGAGAAAGAGAGATTCAAACTTCTGATCATGCGTATCAGCGATGACCAAAAAGGCATTATTGTGGACCACGAAAACTGCCTGAGAAACAAGGATGTGGAGAACGAGGCGGACATCTTCCAGACGATCATCAATAAGCTTCCTCCCAAAGAGTGCCGCTACGCCCTGTATGACTGCACCTATGTGGGAAATAGTCTAATGGAGGACCTGGTCTTCATCATGTG GGCCCCTGAGGACGCAAGCATGAGGAGTAAAATGGTCTATTCAAGCTCAAAGGCAGCCCTTAAATCCAAAATGCCAG GTTTGAAATTCGAGTGGCAAGTGAATGACTGTGCAGACAAACAGGTATCATGTCTTGTGGAGAAACTTGGTGGGCGAGGCAAAGTAAAGACTGTGGAGGGGAAAAGTGTGTAA